One Phalacrocorax aristotelis chromosome 10, bGulAri2.1, whole genome shotgun sequence genomic region harbors:
- the NPTX2 gene encoding neuronal pentraxin-2 yields the protein MLPVFAGLLLAVAVSGRGAAAGDQESPPGSRFVCTSLPLDAAGAGCPLPSVPVQGALPPEEELKATVLQLRETVLQQKETIGSQREAIRELTGKLSRCESADSKSTTGTWKKELGKGKDTMGDLPRDPAQVIDQLSRTMQTLKDRLESLEHQLRANVSYAALPNDLREMLQRRLGDLERQLLSKVAELEDEKSLLHNETSAHRQRTETALNALLERVSELEKGNSAFKSPDEFKVSLPLRTNYLYGKIKKTLPELYAFTVCLWLRSSASPGIGTPFSYAVPGQANEIVLIEWGNNPIELLINDKVAQLPLFISDGKWHHICITWTTRDGMWEAFQDGEKLGTGENLAPWHPIKPGGVLILGQEQDTVGGRFDATQAFVGEMSQFNIWDRVLKAEDIMNIANCSTNMPGNIIPWVDNNVDVFGGATKWPVETCEERLLDL from the exons ATGTTGCCTGTGTTCGCCGGGCTCTTGCTCGCCGTAGCCGTGAGCGGCCGGGGAGCAGCGGCGGGGGACCAGGAGAGCCCGCCGGGGAGCCGCTTCGTGTGCACCTCGCTGCCGCTGGACGCCGCCGGCGCCGGCTGCCCGCTGCCCTCGGTGCCCGTGCAAGGCGCGCTGCCCCCCGAGGAGGAGCTGAAAGCCACGGTGCTGCAGCTGCGGGAGACCGTCCTGCAGCAGAAGGAGACCATCGGGAGCCAGCGGGAGGCCATCCGAGAGCTCACCGGCAAGCTGAGCCGCTGCGAGAGCGCCGACAGCAAGTCCACCACCGGGACGTGGAAGAAGGAGCTGGGCAAGGGCAAGGACACCATGGGTGACCTGCCGCGGGACCCGGCGCAGGTCATCGACCAGCTGAGCCGCACCATGCAGACCCTGAAGGACCGGCTGGAGAGCCTGGAG CACCAACTCCGAGCCAACGTGTCATATGCAGCACTGCCTAATGACCTTCGAGAGATGCTTCAACGGAGACTTGGAGACCTGGAACGCCAACTCCTGAGCAAAGTGGCCGAGCTTGAGGATGAAAAGTCCTTGCTTCATAATGAGACATCAGCCCACCGGCAGAGGACAGAGACAGCCTTGAACGCATTGCTAGAAAGAGTGTCTGAATTAGAAAAAG GTAACAGTGCATTTAAGTCACCTGATGAATTCAAAGTCTCCCTTCCTCTTCGCACAAACTACTTATATGGGAAGATCAAGAAGACTCTGCCAGAGCTGTATGCTTTTACTGTATGCTTGTGGCTGAGATCAAGTGCTTCTCCTGGAATTGGCACTCCATTCTCCTATGCTGTTCCTGGCCAAGCTAATGAAATTGTCCTCATAGAATGGGGGAATAATCCAATTGAACTTCTAATTAATGATAAG GTTGCCCAGCTCCCTCTCTTCATTAGTGATGGAAAATGGCATCATATCTGTATAACATGGACAACCAGAGATGGAATGTGGGAGGCTTTTCAGGACGGAGAGAAGCTTGGCACTGGGGAGAATCTTGCTCCTTGGCACCCAATTAAACCTGGAGGTGTCTTGATCCTGGGTCAGGAACAG GACACAGTAGGAGGAAGATTTGATGCAACTCAAGCCTTCGTTGGGGAGATGAGCCAATTCAATATATGGGACAGGGTCTTAAAAGCTGAAGACATCATGAATATTGCTAACTGCTCTACCAACATGCCTGGCAACATCATACCCTGGGTTGATAACAACGTTGATGTGTTTGGAGGTGCTACTAAATGGCCTGTGGAGACATGTGAAGAGCGTCTGCTAGATTTATAG